The Mycteria americana isolate JAX WOST 10 ecotype Jacksonville Zoo and Gardens chromosome 2, USCA_MyAme_1.0, whole genome shotgun sequence genome contains the following window.
GCATTTAGCatcttttttctgcttgaaaattgGAGAATTCAGAAAATTTGTATCTGTAAATGGATCTCCTCTCCTGAGtttcctgtttgaaaaaaaaaggcaaaattgagTTTTGTTCCCCATGTCACTTAAAACATTAACTTTCAGCTAGTAAGTTCAATTTCACACAAACTATTTTGTCTTACTATTTCCTATTACTACCAGACCTCTCTTTGAATGTTTTGTTAAGAACTTATTTCCAATATTTAAATAATCCCCTCAAATCCTCCATTTGATGGAATATCATGAACTTTATATCAAACTAGTAAGACACCTACCCTGCAATACTTGGTTCTTTATAGTTCACGGTAAGAGTACAGCTTCGCTTGCGTTTTGGAGATCGTGGTCTTTCACCTTCTGGGACAATAGCTGTGTTCCCAGTGCTGGGAAGCAATGAAGTGGTATTGGTAACATCACAAAGATGACCACGAGATGGCTCAGAAGGCTGCCCTGAAAAGAAATCAGGCACGCTTAAGACAATTCAGGCAAGCTAGCTTAAAAGCGAATGTCAATGAACATACTAGATGTGAAGTAACTCTCAGCTATAACACTTATCTTCATCCTTCCACTTAAGAATACATAAGAGGATCAACAAATATTCAGGATTtcaatttggaaaaataaattaacactaAGCAGTGCCAGGCAAAGCGTGATTTGTTATTCCACTTCTCTCTCAATTTACACTTGtgttctcctctttttcctcagcTTTAATACATCATTAAACACAtccaaaatacagtattaattCATTGTTGACCaatttcttaaacaaaacttATCTTTAATTCCAATTtctgctgaggaaaagaaaataaggcagaCAGAAGAACTaatctaattatttttataaccttattctgtttgtatttattaaaaaaaaaaaaagcctaaattcCTTAATGTTGCTCTCTCACGGAAACGAAACCAATTAGAGAACACTTTCTACACTTACCAATAGACTTGTCACTTGATTTATTGCTGTCGGTCTCTTTTTCATTATGGAGTTTCTGCTCACGCTGTGCCAAACCTCTTTTAGACCTTGGCCTTGCATGGACTGGCAATGTATCTTTCTTGTCCACcgaacttttcctttttttcggTTTGCTCTTGTAAGGCTCATAGAGGCTATCATCTGAATCTTCTTCAATATCACTCGACTCAATAGTATTAGTTTCTGATAAGTCTTCTTTGTCATCCACACCTGTATCCCTGTCATTCACCTTATTTTGTCGAAAAGGTGTAACATGGACACTCTCTTCAAAATTAAAGTCATAAGCATCACTGGAGCCACCCAAGAAATCCAACTTTTCTTTGGAAGCCTCTTTACCCtgtcttttttttggtctttgtccAGAAGTATTTCTTGGCCATTCCAGTTTTCTCTTCCGATGCTTCTCTTTCCTTACTTGAGAGTCTTCTCTGCTTTTACATTCACGTTGTTTAAGATCAGTATTATTGTTTAAGTTGAACCGTGCAGTTTCAGAATCTATTCTCCTCAACACCAGCTCTGAACCTAGCTTGCTTTCATTCAGCTGAGAAATACCTGAATTTATGTTTTCTACAGTACCCTTCTCTAGACTTTCCTCAAGTCTAATTTCATCCTGTTTAGAAAGCTCTTTTGTTGAATCAGATGTTTCTGAATGGTCAAAGACACCAGTGCAAAGTTCATCCTGATTTCTCATCTTTGAGTAGCGACGCCTGGTGGACACACTTTTTGGTAACACATTACCAAATCCATCCTTTCTACTTGAAGAAAGATTTTCCAGCTCTGACCCTATGTTGTCCAGATGAAAATCAGGTGTTTGCCCTTGTAATTGAAGAGAAAAAGTCATATTAAAGCTAAATAGTAACAACCTGTTAAGGCTTTGTGCAAATTCCAAACCTGCCAAAAATTAAGACTGTTCTTAGAATTTTCTCCACAGATCTGTATAAACCAGTATTTTGGCAATCAAGATAAGCTCTGTTTAATACAGCTTCCAGACAGAAAGCAGTTAAGTATACTACATTAGGATTTTCCTCTAAACTGTTCTGTTTAGAAAAGTTACCTACaggtcatttatttttctgactatTTAGCTTTGTTAACAATTGTTGATTTCAGA
Protein-coding sequences here:
- the SGO1 gene encoding shugoshin 1, translated to MADHLKKPFKDSLADIKERMKEKRNQKWMRLGKISQISAVKCKIASNSSMQMKSIQANNRALAQALQEEKLKLRDAQATILHLSKEYQDLKVQMFDLQRNLGFKQAQGLVENQLSALNEIISKVSQNLLDSIDLLSPAKNLCSIGVNRRVLSSALENSSSVIGQIHSVGPLRCADGDDQVLPNGMEAESDRNEPVHSVSEICEESDYAISLIKIVPDKGQTPDFHLDNIGSELENLSSSRKDGFGNVLPKSVSTRRRYSKMRNQDELCTGVFDHSETSDSTKELSKQDEIRLEESLEKGTVENINSGISQLNESKLGSELVLRRIDSETARFNLNNNTDLKQRECKSREDSQVRKEKHRKRKLEWPRNTSGQRPKKRQGKEASKEKLDFLGGSSDAYDFNFEESVHVTPFRQNKVNDRDTGVDDKEDLSETNTIESSDIEEDSDDSLYEPYKSKPKKRKSSVDKKDTLPVHARPRSKRGLAQREQKLHNEKETDSNKSSDKSIGQPSEPSRGHLCDVTNTTSLLPSTGNTAIVPEGERPRSPKRKRSCTLTVNYKEPSIAGKLRRGDPFTDTNFLNSPIFKQKKDAKCHSLKNKSLSKYNEKFVGCH